The following DNA comes from Rosa rugosa chromosome 5, drRosRugo1.1, whole genome shotgun sequence.
TTTTGAACTATTAGAAGTAATCTTTCAAAATCATATTTCAAGCAGCAGTGGGTGCAGGGATGTAAGTCATGGCAGTCCCATGAGGCATCGAACCCATGATCAACGACTTGGAGAAAGTTTGATCTTCTGCAGCAGCCGGGGGTTGATCAGCTTTGAAATCCAGGGACTCGTCGTTATAAACTTCCCACCATTTTGCTACTAACATCTTGATGTCCTCTCTCTGCATGTTTTCTTCTACGCCGGTGTACCTCCATGGCTTTGATCCCTATAATTAGTCACCCAAATATCGATAATTAGCTTAATCAGCTTTGAAAAATTTGAAAGTAATGAGTTTGAGGTAAAATAATGCTACTTACAGCAGCACAGTAGTGGACAACGTTTACTTCATCAAGCTTCACATTCTCTGGGTGGCGCCACAGCATGGCCAGAACTAGGTTGTATGCAAGAGGGATGGGCTTGTAAGTCTTTTGGAAGAACATGTTCAAGAAATCCTGTAAAATTTTGAACACCAGAGAATAATTAATAAGAAATGAggacagaaaaaagaaaaaaaagagcaaTCAATTTTCATTACAGAATTACTGAGGAATACACTCACTTGCTCTGCAAAAGGTGTGGGAGGAACAACCAGGAGATTCTCGAGAAGGCTTTCGTAGGTCAAACGATTAGGCTCAAACACAAACATGCCGGCGTTGAAGTACAACGGAGGAGGAGAACCCATCTCGGCCGGCCATGTAACCTTGTCTGGGCACTGCTGGCAATACCCAACTTTGTACTGCGGCGAGTGACTCCATGTATGTTCACAGAAGCAATCCATCACGGCATAGAAGTATCCATCAGGAGTGTCAAAGAGGTGATCTATGTTGTTGTACACTTGGATGTCCGCATCCAAATATATCATC
Coding sequences within:
- the LOC133708728 gene encoding galactinol synthase 1, whose amino-acid sequence is MAPPEVPVDVFTATSKVLTLSAGYSKRAYVTFLAGNGDYVKGVVGLAKGLRKVKTAYPLVVAILPDVPEEHREILKSQGCIVREIVPIYPPKNQVEFAMAYYVINYSKLRIWNFEEYSKMIYLDADIQVYNNIDHLFDTPDGYFYAVMDCFCEHTWSHSPQYKVGYCQQCPDKVTWPAEMGSPPPLYFNAGMFVFEPNRLTYESLLENLLVVPPTPFAEQDFLNMFFQKTYKPIPLAYNLVLAMLWRHPENVKLDEVNVVHYCAAGSKPWRYTGVEENMQREDIKMLVAKWWEVYNDESLDFKADQPPAAAEDQTFSKSLIMGSMPHGTAMTYIPAPTAA